The following coding sequences are from one Neurospora crassa OR74A linkage group I, whole genome shotgun sequence window:
- the dcc-1 gene encoding development and carotenogenesis control-1 protein encodes MTLQDTTKFRTSAEDVTNPCTDLPKASAFGITTTVSGDSSQLLTNLSPASGRSVPVTHLNHLQAKDRTKTHQLSDQTAGTQDGRPPGVWAPNSGRYGPIADKAPHEHLGALSIPPISGHSGHPQPLATPPFEVGPGGAQLTLGKRITAEDKSELRSFDSPSKKTLLVAHGGLHLPPPLPHTPGELVSYLPGVSSPLFFSHRARQQPPTPRMPGFFANGIAAPIMSIVQETQDGVTTLRLPKGHVIATTAQGSNRSSSTPGSWTSSESLDGTMRSLDGRPLAIVAPALQAIPATELLDQDPRPVFIVDLANPFNVSSGLLHIVYANPSLKASTSVLELLNGDTADAEADSFDFAHFKHWVMSPEANTESIRLAPTCTTFGGINWTCSTLRKRFRVVTGHSNTVSVTPTTPSPKTQLPPVLSRSSRGSISARELSPERGDAVDYFGPVEEVGSPRPRSYSEPRSPSRTIIDTSLAGLNELPMVIPMSQVYTTFDWTRIPVDDPNLGPHHRFARSVDWASTPLGPVEEWPADLRIMSNMIMGSPHPAALYWGEEFVAIYNEAYIALAGKKHPQLMGAKYKDAWAEIWDEIEPVFDAAWNDGSATMKHDDGLFITRNGFLEETFFNWGIIPLVGGDGTVVALYNPAFENTRRKINERRMLTLREVGVRTSEARDVKGFWSMLLQGLEYNGLDVPFALVYSVTEDPESEVASINSGSVTNPPQITLEGSVGVPEGHPTAVQSIDLRTSDEGFAPYMRDSMAHPGNPIILSEDDGSLPHELIKGFDWRGFGDPCRTIVVFPVHPTTAGDMVVGFIVLGVNPRRQYDEDFELFVNLLSRQLATSMASVVLFEEEIKRGQRAARLAALDRQQLSMQLHLRTQEAVESEYRFARMAELGPVGLFIADSHGRINYCNEMWWRISGHERSASTLDAWMQSIRDEDREGVVNVWHHLVQEKVPVTYEFRFNGTRKIVDGHTVDTWALMSAYPERDETGELKSIFGCITDISQQKWAEDFQKRRRDEAVELKRQQENFIDITSHEMRNPLSAILQCADEIASGLNRFRQENPAFRGPDTLETLVDSCLEAANTISLCASHQKRIVDDILTLSKLDSQLLLVTPVDVQPVQVVEEVLKMFEAELNSNDITGHFQIEQSYRNLEIDWVKLDPSRLKQVLINLMTNAIKFTQGRPTRAITINLGASKDVSSAGLSYFPPRHPDQEDLTDDAEWATGEKINLHLAVSDTGPGLDENEKKILFQRFSQTSPRTHVQYGGSGLGLFICRILTELQGGQIGVYSEKGEGSTFAFYVKSRKAENPQPVPTVVDNSMSIQPLQQRVSPQTQGQISHRSSSSAAFSLLGHGRSHAPPTRTQSAPVLADTTQTRSLDVLIVEDNLVNQRVLQRQLQLSGNNTFVANHGGEALVELRKSRFWNKEIAATDDAASALPRSNKKAVNDGGTDGSPDGEENSNNNISVILMDLEMPVMDGMSCTREIRRLENVGVITRHIPIIAVTAYARPEQVESARAAGVDDVISKPFRLPELIPKIEELVLKYDREP; translated from the exons ATGACTCTGCAAGATACGACCAAGTTCCGAACTTCCGCTGAAGACGTTACAAACCCGTGTACAGACCTCCCCAAAGCTTCTGCCTTTGGCATCACGACGACGGTTTCCGGAGATTCCTCTCAATTGTTGACCAACCTCTCTCCGGCTTCTGGTCGCTCGGTTCCGGTCACTCATCTCAACCATCTCCAGGCAAAGGACCGGACGAAAACTCACCAACTCTCAGACCAAACTGCTGGAACCCAGGACGGAAGACCCCCAGGCGTCTGGGCGCCGAATAGCGGACGGTATGGTCCAATAGCCGACAAGGCGCCTCACGAACATCTTGGTGCTCTCTCGATTCCGCCTATCTCGGGGCACTCTGGCCACCCGCAGCCGTTAGCAACACCACCCTTCGAAGTTGGACCAGGAGGCGCGCAGCTTACACTAGGAAAAAGGATCACCGCCGAGGACAAATCAGAGTTGCGATCGTTCGATTCCCCCTCGAAAAAAACGCTTTTAGTGGCACACGGCGGTCTTCACCTACCACCACCCTTACCACATACCCCCGGCGAACTCGTTTCCTACTTGCCCGGAGTCTCGTCTCCTCTGTTCTTCTCACACCGAGCCAGACAACAACCCCCGACTCCCCGCATGCCCGGCTTCTTCGCAAACGGCATTGCCGCTCCCATCATGAGTATTGTTCAAGAAACGCAAGATGGAGTTACTACCCTGCGCCTGCCGAAGGGTCATGTCATCGCCACCACGGCGCAGGGTTCAAACAGGTCTTCAAGCACTCCTGGAAGCTGGACTTCATCAGAATCCCTAGATGGCACGATGCGTAGTCTGGATGGCAGGCCTCTCGCAATAGTCGCGCCGGCGCTCCAGGCGATACCTGCCACTGAACTCTTGGACCAAGACCCCAGGCCGGTATTTATCGTCGACCTTGCAAACCCTTTCAATGTCAGCTCGGGCTTGTTGCACATTGTGTATGCTAACCCTTCCCTCAAAGCCTCAACTAGTGTTTTGGAACTCCTCAATGGGGACACGGCAGATGCAGAAGCAGATAGTTTCGATTTCGCCCATTTCAAGCATTGGGTGATGAGTCCCGAGGCAAACACCGAGTCGATCCGCTTGGCCCCGACATGCACAACGTTTGGCGGAATCAATTGGACGTGTTCGACTCTCCGAAAGCGGTTTCGAGTTGTTACAGGACATAGCAACACCGTCTCCGTGACACCGACGACGCCGAGCCCCAAAACACAGCTGCCCCCAGTACTGAGCCGGAGTTCACGCGGCTCAATATCAGCACGCGAACTTTCGCCTGAGCGTGGAGATGCTGTGGATTATTTCGGCCCGGTGGAGGAAGTCGGCTCACCGCGCCCAAGGTCATATTCGGAGCCTAGGAGTCCTTCGAGGACAATCATCGACACCTCCCTGGCAGGTCTGAACGAACTGCCCATGGTTATCCCCATGTCGCAGGTTTATACGACTTTCGATTGGACGCGAATTCCCGTCGACGACCCAAATCTTGGCCCTCATCACCGCTTCGCTCGCTCTGTGGACTGGGCATCTACGCCCTTGGGGCCTGTTGAGGAGTGGCCAGCGGATCTGCGCATCATGTCAAATATGATCATGGGCAGCCCCCATCCAGCAGCGCTGTATTGGGGTGAGGAGTTTGTCGCCATTTACAACGAAGCCTACATTGCGCTTGCCGGGAAGAAACATCCGCAGTTGATGGGCGCCAAGTACAAAGATGCGTGGGCCGAAATTTGGGATGAGATTGAACCAGTCTTTGATGCCGCATGGAATGACGGTAGCGCGACGATGAAGCACGATGACGGGTTGTTCATAACACGAAATGGATTTTTGGAGGAAACCTTTTTCAACTGGGGTATTATTCCCTTGGTCGGCGGTGACGGCACGGTTGTCGCACTTTACAACCCAGCCTTTGAAAACACCCGGCGGAAGATCAACGAGCGGCGGATGCTGACTCTTCGCGAGGTGGGAGTGAGGACGTCGGAGGCTCGCGACGTGAAAGGCTTCTGGAGTATGCTTCTGCAGGGTCTAGAGTACAATGGACTCGATGTGCCCTTTGCCCTCGTTTATTCGGTTACGGAGGATCCCGAAAGCGAGGTTGCGTCTATCAACTCTGGCAGTGTTACGAATCCACCCCAGATCACACTGGAGGGCTCCGTCGGTGTTCCCGAGGGACATCCCACTGCTGTTCAATCGATTGACTTGCGCACTAGCGATGAGGGTTTTGCGCCATATATGAGAGACTCCATGGCACATCCAGGCAACCCCATTATTCTTAGCGAAGACGATGGCAGCTTACCCCACGAGTTGATCAAAGGTTTTGACTGGAGAGGATTTGGTGACCCTTGTCGGACGATTGTTGTCTTTCCCGTCCATCCTACGACGGCTGGAGATATGGTTGTTGGATTCATCGTGCTTGGTGTTAACCCCCGACGGCAGTACGACGAGGATTTTGAGTTATTTGTCAACCTGCTCTCCCGCCAACTCGCGACATCTATGGCGAGTGTCGTGCTATTTGAGGAGGAAATCAAGCGAGGTCAGCGGGCTGCACGCTTAGCTGCTCTGGATAGGCAACAGCTTTCAATGCAGCTTCATCTTCGAACACAAGAGGCCGTTGAGAGTGAATATCGCTTTGCGCGCATGGCAGAACTTGGCCCGGTTGGTTTGTTCATCGCCGACAGTCATGGACGCATCAACTACTGTAACGAGATGTGGTGGAGGATCTCTGGGCATGAACGGAGCGCAAGCACTCTCGACGCTTGGATGCAGAGCATAAGGGACGAGGATCGCGAAGGCGTTGTGAATGTTTGGCATCACTTGGTCCAGGAGAAGGTGCCGGTGACTTACGAGTTTCGATTCAATGGTACGCGGAAAATTGTCGATGGTCACACCGTTGATACATGGGCTCTGATGAGCGCGTACCCCGAACGAGACGAAACCGGTGAGCTCAAGAGCATCTTCGGATGTATAACCGATATTTCGCAGCAAAAGTGGGCCGAGGACTTCCAGAAACGAAGACGCGATGAAGCTGTTGAACTCAAACGGCAACAAGAAAACTTCATCGACATTACCAGCCACGAGATGCGAAATCCTCTCAGTGCCATTCTTCAGTGCGCCGACGAAATCGCCTCGGGACTTAACAGGTTTCGACAAGAGAATCCGGCGTTCCGAGGGCCCGACACTTTGGAGACGCTGGTTGATAGCTGCCTGGAAGCTGCCAACACCATTTCCCTCTGCGCCAGCCACCAAAAGCGAATCGTCGACGACATCTTGACTCTCTCGAAACTTGACTCGCAGCTCTTGCTTGTGACACCAGTCGATGTTCAGCCAGTCCAGGTTGTGGAGGAAGTTTTGAAGATGTTTGAAGCCGAACTCAATTCCAATGATATCACGGGTCATTTCCAGATCGAGCAGTCCTATCGCAATCTCGAAATTGACTGGGTGAAGTTGGACCCATCACGCCTAAAACAGGTCCTCATCAACCTGATGACTAACGCCATCAAGTTCACCCAAGGTCGACCAACACGGGCAATTACCATCAACCTAGGTGCCTCAAAGGATGTGTCATCGGCCGGGCTTTCGTATTTTCCACCGCGGCATCCAGACCAAGAGGATCTTACGGACGACGCAGAGTGGGCTACCGGCGAGAAGATCAACCTGCACTTGGCAGTTTCAGACACCGGACCGGGCTTAGATGAgaatgagaagaagatcCTCTTCCAGCGGTTTTCTCAAACTAGCCCCCGAACACATGTCCAATACGGCGGCTCTGGCCTAGGCCTCTTCATCTGCCGGATACTAACCGAGCTGCAAGGCGGACAGATTGGAGTCTATTCGGAGAAGGGCGAGGGAAGCACGTTTGCTTTCTATGTCAAGAGTCGTAAAGCGGAGAACCCGCAGCCGGTTCCGACTGTTGTCGACAACTCGATGTCCATCCAGCCACTTCAGCAGCGCGTCAGTCCCCAAACACAGGGTCAGATCAGCCAtcggtcatcatcatcagccgcATTCTCTCTGCTCGGACACGGCCGATCACATGCGCCACCTACTAGAACACAATCCGCTCCCGTTCTCGCCGATACCACCCAGACAAGATCCCTTGACGTCCTCATTGTCGAAGATAATTTGGTGAACCAGAGAGTCTTGCAGCGTCAGTTGCAATTGTCGGGCAATAACACGTTCGTGGCCAACCATGGCGGAGAGGCCTTGGTGGAGTTGCGAAAGTCACGCTTCTGGAATAAGGAGATCGCTGCGACGGACGATGCTGCATCAGCGCTCCCGAGGAGCAACAAGAAGGCCGTAAACGATGGCGGAACTGATGGCTCGCCTGATGGTGAAgaaaacagcaacaacaacatttcTGTTATCCTCATGGATCTCGAGATGCCAGTCATGGACGGAATGAGTTGCACCCGCGAAATCCGTCGTCTAGAAAATGTGGGCGTCATTACGCGGCATATTCCCATTATTGCCGTCACTGCGTACGCACGGCCTGAGCAGGTCGAAAGTGCCAGGGCCGCTGGTGTG GATGACGTGATTTCCAAACCGTTTAGACTACCCGAGTTGATACCCAAGATCGAAGAGTTGGTTCTCAAGTACGATAGAGAGCCATAG